One Anolis carolinensis isolate JA03-04 chromosome 5, rAnoCar3.1.pri, whole genome shotgun sequence DNA segment encodes these proteins:
- the LOC100565113 gene encoding small ribosomal subunit protein uS4-like, translating into MPVAKSWVYQKAYAATTPQEAIDQELNLIGNAFLQHLVRTGVLYEGKMKLDYILGLKIEDFLERRLQTQVLKLGLPKSIQHAQVLICHRHIHLRKQVMNIPSFIVHLDSQKHIDFSLHSPYGGGRPDHVKRKNVKKGQAGCGGGDDEEED; encoded by the exons ATGCCTGTTGCCAAGAGCTGGGTGTATCAAAAGGCATACGCCGCCACCACCCCCCAAGAGGCCATTGACCAAGAGCTGAATCTCATT GGCAATGCTTTTTTGCAGCATCTGGTCAGGACTGGAGTGCTGTATGAGGGTAAGATGAAGCTGGATTACATCCTTGGCTTAAAAATTGAGGATTTTCTGGAAAGACGTCTCCAGACTCAGGTCCTTAAGCTGGGCCTGCCCAAGTCAATCCAACATGCCCAGGTGCTCATCTGCCATAGACACATCCATTTAAGAAAGCAAGTAATGAACATTCCTTCATTCATTGTTCACCTGGATTCTCAAAAGCATATCGACTTCTCCCTTCACTCTCCATATGGTGGTGGCAGACCAGACCATGTCAAGAGGAAGAATGTCAAGAAAGGCCAGGCCGGTTGTGGTGGTggagatgatgaggaggaggattaa